AATCTGTGTCGTCAGATCTGATGCCCAGCGAATCGACATATTGCTGCCCGGCGAACCTGCCTCCAAAAGAGTTCCGTGACAGTCATATGTCCCTTTTCCGTTCACCCAGCACTGTAGCCCCCTTGCATTGGGATGAATATCTCCAATCATGCATCTTCCCAGATCTTCCTCCGCATATTCTCCAAACACAACTTCTCCATTTTCCGCATGACGCAGGGCATACCCGTATGGAGCGTTAATCCCTTCTTCAAAAACATTAAAAATCTCCAGCCCCGGACGATCCGGATCGATATCTGCCACATGCATGGCATCTCCGTGTCCAAACTTAGCTTCTCTTCCGTCTGGCAGCATTCCATAAGAACTGTATAATAAACTTCCGTCATGATCGATACATGCTGCTCCGTAAATGATTTCCATACAGCCGTCCCCATCTACATCTGCTGTTGCAAGCGAATGATTTCCCTGTCCCGCAAGTTTACCGTACACCGGATCCTCTCCTTTTTTCAGATGCGGATTATCATGAAATGGATTGTTCATTGGAACAAACCCACTGTCTACCTTCCACTCCGTCTCAAATTTGTTTTCAAAGAAACGATATGCCGTCAGTGTTGATCTTGTGTAATAGCCACGGCATACAATCAGATACGGACGTTCTCCATCCAGATAGGCCACTCCCGACAGGAATCGATCCACACGGTTACACGGTTCGATTCGTTTCATTGCATAATCTCCCCATCGCAGACCATCATCAGTACGCCCGACAGGAAACTCTATTGTTTCCAGTTCCTCGCCATTCCCGGCAAACATCGTCAAATACTCCGGGCCTTCATATATGAAGCCTTCAAACTCTCTCAAGCAATTTTTATCACTTCTTTCTTTCGCATACACATCAATAAAATAATCCGTCAATTGACGCGCATCCTGCTCTGACAGCGGATACTCAAATCTTTGCTCTGTCCCAAAACATTCTTCTAGTGTAGACGGCCATGTACCACTGATAACTTCCGGCTGCTCATGCCAGCTTTGGAATACCTTTACCAGATGTTCATAATAATCTTCGGCCGAACAAACATATGAATCTTCATGCGTGATTCCCGCACACATATCTTTTTCTGGTATTGTGATATATTGTTCTTTTTCTTTGCCTTCGAAGAAAATCGTCATTTTCGTACCCGGTGCCGTTTTCACTGCCATCTCCGCCTGTCCATCTCCATTAAAGTCATAACAGATAAACTGGGTATAATGAGCACCGGCTCGTATATTTTCTCCCATGTCCAGGCGCCACATCAATTCTCCATCCAATTTATAACAATCCAGATAGCAGTGACCGGTATATCCTTTGATCGAGACATCATGGGAGTTGGACGGATCCCATTTCACAATATACTCATACTCTCCATCGCCGTCTACATCCGCCACAGACATATCGTTTGCTGAATATGTAAATGCTTCTCCTGCCGGGGTAATTCCGTCTGCCGGTTTCTGAATAGGAATATCATAATACCCATTTTCCCAAACATTTACACACTCACACCTGGATAAGATGTTTCCATTTATGACAGGTGCCACACTATACTGATCATCCATACCACCTTGAATATCCAGATAATTCATACTGTCATTCACCTCAGCGATGCTTTCTCCGTTTCTATAAATAACAAATCCGACGCCGTCAAGCCCTCTTCCATCTTCTCTTACTCCGGTCACCTCTGTAAGGAACAATCGCCAGCTTAAGAAAACACCTTCCCTGCACGGCACTGCGATCAGACCGCGCTTCAGTTGCTCCAGTTGTTCCTTCTGAATATAATGAACCGGTGTCACGAACAGCTCCTCTGCCGTTTCTTTTCCATCTATCACCGGAACCAGTTTTAGATAATGCGGCCGGTGCGTTGATTTTTTCAATCGATAAACCCTCTCTTGATCTGCCGGAATTTCCCCTATCATCTGATACCTTACTTGCTCTCCCTCACGGTCAGACCAGTAAATTCTGTAGCTTTGTGCGCCAATAGCTTCATCCCACATGATTACTGCCTCGTTGCGGGTGATCTGTGCTAATTCCATCATCTTGTTTTCCTTTCCGCAGTTTCCTATAGAAACACAAAAGGCTCCAACCAGTTTTCCTGCTGAAGCCTTTCTCACTACTCTAATTCATTTATTTATCGGCTTTATACAGCTCGTTTACTTCCTCAACAAGTCTGTCTCCTCCACGATCAAGCCACAACTGTGCTGCATCCTCAAGACCTTTCTTATCGATCTGTCCACAAATGTACTGTGTTCTTGCATCTTCGATAATCTGCTCAATATCTGTACCAACTTCTGCATTCACCTCTGAGTTTGCAAGATATCCCAGTGCCGGATTGCTTACAGCAAATGGCTCGTTATACTCATAGGACTCGTATCTTGCCTTCTGAACTTCATCCATCTCCAGTGACGGGCTCTGAGAAAGAAGGTTCGGAATATATGCTTCTGCCTGGTTCAGACCTGTATTCGGAAGACTTGACATTTCAAAATCACCGCTCTTTTCAATGTTTCCATTCTCGTTGATTGTATAGCTGATATCTTCCAGTCCGTAATCAGCCAAAACCATCATCTCGTCATCACACATTTTATCCAGGAATGTAAGACAGTTTTTCAGATCTTCTTCTGTTTTAGCACCTGCTTTTGTAATCATATAGAAACCATTGTATCCGCTTGTCGCCAGTGTTTTTTCCTCAATAGGTCCTACAAGCTGCATCGTTGCGGTCTTAGAAGAGTCCACTACAGATGTGATGTTATTTGTTTTAAAGTAATCCCAGATTCTTGTACCGCCGTCCATGACATCTACGAATACTCCTGTTTCTCCCTTCTTACATGCCTCCTGGAATGTACCAGAATCAATTGTTGCCCAGTCTTTTCTTACCAGACCTTCATCATAGATTTTCTTCATCCAATCCAGTGCTTCCTGATACTCTTCTGTCTGGTGAACCGGAACCATTTTTCCATTCTCTTCTACCCATTCATTTCCTGTACCAAACCATGTCTGGATTACATCCAAAGGTCCTGTATACTTTGTAAGTTCAAGACCATATGTATCATCTACACCGTTTCCGTCCGGATCCTCATATGTAAATTTGTAAAGCATCTCGTATACATCTTCAATTGTCTTCGGATCTTCTGTGATTCCAACTTTCTCTGCCCAGTCTTTTCTGTAAGAAAGACCTAAACGACCTTTGGCACGCGCACGATATAATCCGATGATCTGACCGTCCACTGTAAGTGCTTTTGAAACTTCCGGATCTGCCTGGGAGAGATTCGGATATGCTTCTGAATCTTCCAGATATGATGTCAGATCCCAAAACGCACCTTTCTTTGCGGCATCTACAATATTTGCACTCAGTTCTACATTTGATGTAAGAATCATCGGCATATTATCTTTATCCATCAATGTCAATCCAAGTTTTTCTTTGTATGTACCGTCATTCTCAAATTTCCACTCTACACTGACTCCTGTGTAATCTTCATATTTCTTGATTACTTCATCAGAATGCTCATTCTGAAGCTCTGTGCCGTAAAAAGCCGGAACCATCATACTGATGACCGGTTTCCCGTCTTCTGTTGTTGATGATGTGGATTCCTTTTTATCGGAAGAACCACCACATGCTGCCATTGACATTGCTGTTACACCCGCGAGGGTAATTGCTGTTGCTTTTTTCCATGTTTTTCTCATAATCTTTTCCCTTCTTTTTATATAAATTGTATTTTATATCATCCTTTTACTGCTCCAACCATAACACCCTTCGTAAAATACTTCTGGATGAACGGATAAATGATCAAAATCGGAATGGTCGCAACTACTGTCGTTGCCATCTTCACTGACTGCTCCGGAGGTGTACCGAATGCACCGAAGTCCATCCCACTCTGTGTTGCCACAGAGGACGTCATAAAGATGATTCTTCGAAGTACGATCTGAATTACTTCTTTCTTAGAATCCGAAATGTACATCATTGCATTGAAATACGAATTCCAGTGCGTAACTGCATAGAACAAAGATACACTCGCAAGTACCGGTTTTGAAAGCGGAAGAATAATCTTCATAAATATCTGTAGATCGTTACATCCATCCAGCCTTGCCGATTCCTCCAACTCCATCGGAAGTCCCTGAAAATAGTTTTTAATAATGATCATATTAAACGGATTGATTGCTCCCGGCAGCCATAATGCCCAGAAAGAATCTCTCAAATTCAACACATTTGCTACAAGAATATAAGTCGGAACCATACCTCCTGTAAAGAGCATCGTTACAATTACCATGTTAATAAAAAAGTTTCTTCCTTTAAAATAGTTTCTTGATAACGGATACGCTAATGTACATGATAAAAACATATTTATCGCAACACCAACCACCGTTACAAAAACCGAATTGAGAAGTCCTCTGATTGTTTCACCATTTGCAAAGATATATTTGTATGCATTCAGTGATATTGTATGCGGGATTATGAAAAATGCCCGTTCTGTCAGTTCTTTTTCTGTCGCAAAGGATCCTGCGATTACATAGAGAAAAGGAAGCAGAGTAATCAGCGCAAACGATGCAATAAACAAATAAATCAGCACCTGCACCGCCTGATCAGCCGGACTTCGTTTAATTTTCCTTCCCTGCATGCCATTTTTTACGCTTGCTTTCATTTTTGCCATTTTTCTCACCCCTTTTAATAGAATCCTGATTCACCAAACACTTTTGCAAGCTTGTTCGCTCCGATGACCATAACCATACTTACAACGGATTTAAACATTCCTGCTGCTGTTGCCAGAGAATAGTTTCCATTCACAACACCTTTTGTGTAAATATATGTGTCAAACACATCCGATGCTGCTCTGTTCATGGAGTTCTGCATCAGATAAATCTGTTCGTATCCTGTATTTAAAATCTGTCCCACTTTCAAAATCAACATAATTACAATTGTTGAACGAATAGCCGGAAGAGTTACATGCCACATTTTCTGCCAACGATTTGCTCCATCCATATCTGCTGCTTCATAAAGTTGTACATCCACGCCTGAGAGAGCCGCCAGGAAGATGATTGTTCCATATCCGGTTTCTTTCCACATGTTCTGTCCGATGATCATCGGAACAAACAAATTCGGATCTGACATAATATCAGGTGCATTTTTTCCAAAAATCATTGTCAGAAAATGATACACGATTCCGTCTGTTGTTGAAAACAACTGAGTTGTCAGTGCCGCCACAATTACAAATGAAATAAAATGAGGGATGTACACCATCGTCTGTGTAACACGTTTGAATGCCATATTTTTCACTTCATTTAATAAGAGTGCTAAAATAATCGGTGCCGGAAAATAAAAAATCAGGCTTGCGATTGAGATTGAAAGAGTATTCTTTAACAGGCTCCAGAAATCCGGTCCCGTAAGAAATTTCTTAAATATGTCAAATCCTACGAAAGGACTGTTTATAATTGCTGATATCGCTGAATCTCCATTATATGGACTAAAATCCTGAAAGGCCATTGCCAATCCCCCCATTGGAAGATAATTAAAAATCAGCATGTACAACACACCTGGAATAATCATGATATATAACCATATATGTGCTTTCCATTGTCCTGTACGAGATGTTACTGCTTGGGTTTTTGCTTTTGTCTTCATTCCCACTTTCTCCTCGTCCTCTTTTTTATCATGATCGGCTCATGATATCTACGATTGCGGTCCGCTTCCGTGAGCACATTGTACCGTCTCTTTCATTCATTTGTAAATAATCATTTTACAATCTGTTATTATCCTTTTACACATGCGAAAACCCCTTGAAATTCAAGGGGTTTCAGCTTTTATCGCATTCCGGTTATCATGTTCTGACCACACTGTTTTTCTCTTGATAACAGCAAAAAAACATGATTATCCACTTCTTCATTTTTATTTTAATGTTCTTTTCTGAATGCCGCAGGTGTCACTCCGATATGTTTCTTGAAAAAACGGATGAAATTCTGCACGTTATTATACATTAATATTTCCGATATTTCTGCCACCGACATTTCTGTCGTCAACAACATATATTTTGCCTGCATCAGCTTTTCCTCGTTTACCATATCTGTAAACGTGATATTTTTTTCTTTCTTTATTATTTTCCCGATATAATTTGGATGATAATTTAATGTCTGTGCACATTCACTCAGTGTTATATTTCCTCGATTCTCCCGTACAAGCTTCTGGATCTGCTGGAAAATGCCCATCTCATCTCCATCTTCAAGTTTTTGCAAACTCTCAATGATTGGCTGAATCACTTCTTTTATGATTGCTTCCTTCAGTTTTTCCGTATCATAAAGCATTGGAATCCGGTTAAATGTATTATATTGACTATCCATGAATACATCCTCAAGTAACAGTCCATGTGTAACCGTTGTTCCAACAATCACTGTAAGTAGTCTCGTTAAATAGAAGTTTCTCTCCACTCCAATTACACGCTTTGAATCCAATCGCTCAATCATTGTTTCCAGGAGTCTCTGGCTTTCCTCCACATTGCAGTTTTCTATTGCCTGAACCAATTCGCCTTCCATAATTATGTCATATACATTACTTTCACGTTTCAACATGGAATAGTCATCGAACAACACCAGTGTTGAGCCTTCTGATTTGTTTGCATTCGTCTGATCATAAAGAGCTTCATTACATTCATTGTATGCCTGCTGAATATCTGTAAGATGATGAAATGTCTGACTGATTCCACAGGAAACATGGTATAAAAAATGCTCTGCAATAAAATCCTTTACTTCTTTATAAATCACTGCTGTTTGATTCTCCGCTGCATTATCATCCTCACCGCCCGCAACAAAAATCATCTTATCTCCGTAAAACAGAGGTGTAATAAATATTTTACTTTGTATTTCTTCAGGCAATGTTTCCAGAATTCCGGTATAGATTTCTCTCTTTAATATTTCCTTATTATCATTCTCTTTACAAGCCATACCAAGCATTCGATAGGAGCTATATTCTGTAATCTGGTATTTCCCCAAAGCGTCTTTTATCTTTCCTTCATTCATCTCACCTTTTATAAGATTCGATAACAGAAATTCTTTTAACTGGATATCTCGCTCCTTTACATGAAGTTCCAATTTATTCAATGGATTAGCAAATGCAAGTACAAGTACACGCACAATCTGAATCAGCACTGCAATTACTGCAATCACCGCAAATGATGCAAATATAAATGTCATTCCTATCTTTCGTATCTGATTATGATTAAATCCTACCAAATATGTAAGGCCACTGGTCGCACCACTGGTTCTACTGATACTATACTTTGTCGTCTTTTCGATTTGCAATGTACCTTCTGAATCGAACGCCCCCCATTCTTTCTCTTCTGAGAACTTTTCCAACCATATTTGTGTCAGTTTCTGATTTGTTTCTGCCATTACCGACTGATCACTTAAAACAGAGACACTGTATCCCATATTTTCATAATTCGATGGTAACAGCTGCCGAATTTCTGATTCGTTTATTTTTACAACAATAATCCATGCAAGATCACCTGCTCCATATTCTTTTTTTATCACAAGTCGAAAACCACTCAGATCTACCGTATTTTGTTTGCGCAAATTATGATTTCCGTACTTTTCACTGTCTTTAGCTTTAATCCAATAAGCAGATAATGGAACCTCTTTCTGCGCCTCCAGAAATTGCTCCGCTTCCTCTCTATTTTTCAGTTCATCATAGTCGAACATGCCATAATCATCCAATATCCATCCACTTCTGACATTGATAAATTCATATGACTCTACATACTTCTCTACAAAATAGTTTCCCTGAAGACTGTCCTGCGCCCGATTCAAATCACTGTACATAGAATATGGTGGTTTCTCCTGCTGAGCCAGCCATCGAACTGCATCTTCATTTGCCACTTCAATATAGTACTCTTTCAACGATGAAAACACATTCTCATATTCCCTTGTAATTTGTTCACTATAAGACTGCAGCTGGAGCTCACTTCTAGCAGATTCTCCATTGACATAAATTAAGCTGGAGACAATCCCCATGATAATCATCGGAATTGTTACCAACGCCATCAGTTTTATAAACATCTGCTTTTCATATGTTAATGAATCCAATATTCTTTTTAATTTCAAAACCCACTTCCCCTATTCCATTCCTTCTAGATTTTTCTCCAAAATATTCTAACACAGGCTAAATATGTATAGCAATCACTTTGTTCCATTCTGTCTGAACCTGTCCTTTCTTTCAAACATGAAAATTTAATAGTGCCTGACACCATTGTGTTCAATACCAGTTAGCTTCTCTAGCTTAACACCTTTTTCTTCCAAGCCTGCTATCCCTTATAATATCAGTAGTTCTCATTTTATACTATTTTTTAGGCTGGCACTTATTTAACATCTTTGTAACATATTTTATATATCTTTTTTTATTTTCCTATTGACATGCAACAAAAAATGTGCGGTCACCTTGTTGTCCATCGGAACAACAAGGTGACCCTTAGTTTATCAAGGGAATTGATTCGTGGGGAACCAATTATTCCCATACTAAGGAGGCACACATTTATTATGAACGATTATCCATCAAATGTAAAACAAAAATTGAACTCTATCATCGCTGACATGTCGGAGCATCATTGGCTCTTGTCAAACAATCCTGGACACAATTTCATGCGTCAGCATCAGGGCAAACTCTCTTTCTACGATACCATGCGTCTTATTATCGACATGGGAAAAGGAACTACCAATGATGAAATTATGGATTACTTTGACATGGTTCCTGATCTTATTCCATCTCAATCCGCTTTCAATCAACGACGCAGTCAGATTTCACTGTCTGCTTTCGAATACCTTTTTCGGAAATATATTGTAACTGCTGATCGTGGTTATGAATCTTACGATCTGTTATTCCACTGTGAACTCAAGAATCTAAATTATGTTTTTCGTGTAAAAGCGCCTCTTCTAAAAGTCTGCTTTCCTATTACGCTACTGAACTTCCTGACGACCTTGAAGAATTCGATGTTACGATGAAACGTTATTTCACTGACAAAGCTACAAATGTTATGAAAGATCAGTCGGATGTGTACCGATATATTAATCCGAGTAAAAACACACCTCATTTTTATGAGCTTCTTAACAGAGATAGGAGACATCTTTACTTCATGCAGTTTCGTGTCGTAAAAATAAAAACTGCAGAAAATACATATGAGTATCTCATCACAAATCTGCCCCACAGCTTTACTATGGAAGACATCAAGGAATGCTATCACTGGAGATGGGGCATTGAAATTTCTTTCCGTTATCTTAAGCATGCAAATGGGCTTTTGTACTTCCACAGTAAAAAACCCGAATTCCTAAAACAGGAAATCTATGCAAATCTGACACTCTATAATTTCGGAATCTTCATTGCTAACGAAGCAGCTGAAGAAAGCAAGAAAAAAGAACGGAAGAATGATAACAAATATCTTTACGAAATCGACATTTCTTCTGCTCTGAAAACAGCAAGAAAGTTCTTTATTCGCAGGGACTCCGATAAACCTATTGATATCATTAAGTTGATGTTGAAATACGTCCATGCTGTAAAAGAAAAATTCCAACAATTTGACCGGCCCCTCCGTGGAATCAGTGCGATTCATTTCGGATATCGATAGCCTTAGGCCACTTATAAATGATTTTCTACGCAAAATGGCAAAATTTCGGCATCAGGAAAATCAAGATGTAAGCGCCGGAACAAGGATAAGGTTTTTTATCGATAAACCAGCAGCTATGATCTCTTTTCCAAGAGCCGTTATCAAATATTTATAGGATCCTGGGATTTTTTCAATCAGTCCATGGACTTTCAGACGTTTAAAGATCCTTGTCATGGCAGACGGAGTGATTTTCGGAAGATGCTGGCGGATCTGTTTTCCTTGTATCCCGAATGTCATGTATTCCCCTTTGCTGATGGCTTCCAGTACAGACAGATCACGAGAATCAAAAAAGTTGAATCCGCGATAGGTTCGTTCCTTTTCCCTCCGGGAATGACTGACTTCATCCAATTTCTTCCTGCCGCTGCTGTGATCATCAAAGGATGAGATAAATTCAAGGTATCTGTAATTCGCAGATTTCAGGATTGTGAATAACTGATATAAACTGTAAATACTCTTTTTTAAAGGGTCTTTCCGAATATCGGATGTTCCATCCCTATGCTGAACTTCCCGCTCCACACGGAACGTACTGATATCATTGCAGGTGCTTTCAATTCGCAGTACACAGCCAAACTTGTCATACATTTTTATGGACACATCACCCATGTGGTGCTTGATCCTCGTTCCGAGGATGCGCTGATTATAGTTTGTGCCAATCTCTTTGGTACAGTTATAAGTGATTCGCTGTCCAAGGAAAGTGGCGATGTTGTCAGGCTTCACAGTATATATCGCAGTGTGGATGATTTCATCATAGATTGGTGCCAGGTATTCCGGCTTACGGAACATGATATCCGTGGCACATTCGATCTGCTGAACCGTCCAGGTATAACCCAGCCCGAGAGATTCCGGAACGGGACTGTAGCGTCTGGCAAAGACATCGAGAACTTTATGGAGCCCTTGCGGG
This window of the Mediterraneibacter gnavus ATCC 29149 genome carries:
- a CDS encoding SGNH/GDSL hydrolase family protein, with the translated sequence MMELAQITRNEAVIMWDEAIGAQSYRIYWSDREGEQVRYQMIGEIPADQERVYRLKKSTHRPHYLKLVPVIDGKETAEELFVTPVHYIQKEQLEQLKRGLIAVPCREGVFLSWRLFLTEVTGVREDGRGLDGVGFVIYRNGESIAEVNDSMNYLDIQGGMDDQYSVAPVINGNILSRCECVNVWENGYYDIPIQKPADGITPAGEAFTYSANDMSVADVDGDGEYEYIVKWDPSNSHDVSIKGYTGHCYLDCYKLDGELMWRLDMGENIRAGAHYTQFICYDFNGDGQAEMAVKTAPGTKMTIFFEGKEKEQYITIPEKDMCAGITHEDSYVCSAEDYYEHLVKVFQSWHEQPEVISGTWPSTLEECFGTEQRFEYPLSEQDARQLTDYFIDVYAKERSDKNCLREFEGFIYEGPEYLTMFAGNGEELETIEFPVGRTDDGLRWGDYAMKRIEPCNRVDRFLSGVAYLDGERPYLIVCRGYYTRSTLTAYRFFENKFETEWKVDSGFVPMNNPFHDNPHLKKGEDPVYGKLAGQGNHSLATADVDGDGCMEIIYGAACIDHDGSLLYSSYGMLPDGREAKFGHGDAMHVADIDPDRPGLEIFNVFEEGINAPYGYALRHAENGEVVFGEYAEEDLGRCMIGDIHPNARGLQCWVNGKGTYDCHGTLLEAGSPGSNMSIRWASDLTTQITDGEDYLHETATGVISDMIHGEMLRPENTLTNNGTKGNPCLVADIFGDFREEILLRTSDSSAIRIYSSTELTEHKLFTLMHDVQYRCGVAWQNNCYNQPGYTKFYYASDMDFRQVLPEMKRKPVLYLAGDSTAQSYHESERPQTGWGEKLVDALEAENCWKEAHRDSSPFSQEMSYETRHIIVDNCAMAGRSSRSFREEGRLEDIKNQMKSGDYLLIQFGHNDAAAEKKERYVPLETFGESLMEYIRVAREKKAYPILISSICLRPCLANEQGENAKIDALLPKYAKEMKKLADKENIPYVDMLGITRKACAKAGEEQTAVWYREDNVHLQEAGAQLYAHFVAEEIKKLIGKE
- a CDS encoding extracellular solute-binding protein, yielding MRKTWKKATAITLAGVTAMSMAACGGSSDKKESTSSTTEDGKPVISMMVPAFYGTELQNEHSDEVIKKYEDYTGVSVEWKFENDGTYKEKLGLTLMDKDNMPMILTSNVELSANIVDAAKKGAFWDLTSYLEDSEAYPNLSQADPEVSKALTVDGQIIGLYRARAKGRLGLSYRKDWAEKVGITEDPKTIEDVYEMLYKFTYEDPDGNGVDDTYGLELTKYTGPLDVIQTWFGTGNEWVEENGKMVPVHQTEEYQEALDWMKKIYDEGLVRKDWATIDSGTFQEACKKGETGVFVDVMDGGTRIWDYFKTNNITSVVDSSKTATMQLVGPIEEKTLATSGYNGFYMITKAGAKTEEDLKNCLTFLDKMCDDEMMVLADYGLEDISYTINENGNIEKSGDFEMSSLPNTGLNQAEAYIPNLLSQSPSLEMDEVQKARYESYEYNEPFAVSNPALGYLANSEVNAEVGTDIEQIIEDARTQYICGQIDKKGLEDAAQLWLDRGGDRLVEEVNELYKADK
- a CDS encoding carbohydrate ABC transporter permease; protein product: MAKMKASVKNGMQGRKIKRSPADQAVQVLIYLFIASFALITLLPFLYVIAGSFATEKELTERAFFIIPHTISLNAYKYIFANGETIRGLLNSVFVTVVGVAINMFLSCTLAYPLSRNYFKGRNFFINMVIVTMLFTGGMVPTYILVANVLNLRDSFWALWLPGAINPFNMIIIKNYFQGLPMELEESARLDGCNDLQIFMKIILPLSKPVLASVSLFYAVTHWNSYFNAMMYISDSKKEVIQIVLRRIIFMTSSVATQSGMDFGAFGTPPEQSVKMATTVVATIPILIIYPFIQKYFTKGVMVGAVKG
- a CDS encoding ABC transporter permease, whose translation is MKTKAKTQAVTSRTGQWKAHIWLYIMIIPGVLYMLIFNYLPMGGLAMAFQDFSPYNGDSAISAIINSPFVGFDIFKKFLTGPDFWSLLKNTLSISIASLIFYFPAPIILALLLNEVKNMAFKRVTQTMVYIPHFISFVIVAALTTQLFSTTDGIVYHFLTMIFGKNAPDIMSDPNLFVPMIIGQNMWKETGYGTIIFLAALSGVDVQLYEAADMDGANRWQKMWHVTLPAIRSTIVIMLILKVGQILNTGYEQIYLMQNSMNRAASDVFDTYIYTKGVVNGNYSLATAAGMFKSVVSMVMVIGANKLAKVFGESGFY
- a CDS encoding helix-turn-helix domain-containing protein, which translates into the protein MKLKRILDSLTYEKQMFIKLMALVTIPMIIMGIVSSLIYVNGESARSELQLQSYSEQITREYENVFSSLKEYYIEVANEDAVRWLAQQEKPPYSMYSDLNRAQDSLQGNYFVEKYVESYEFINVRSGWILDDYGMFDYDELKNREEAEQFLEAQKEVPLSAYWIKAKDSEKYGNHNLRKQNTVDLSGFRLVIKKEYGAGDLAWIIVVKINESEIRQLLPSNYENMGYSVSVLSDQSVMAETNQKLTQIWLEKFSEEKEWGAFDSEGTLQIEKTTKYSISRTSGATSGLTYLVGFNHNQIRKIGMTFIFASFAVIAVIAVLIQIVRVLVLAFANPLNKLELHVKERDIQLKEFLLSNLIKGEMNEGKIKDALGKYQITEYSSYRMLGMACKENDNKEILKREIYTGILETLPEEIQSKIFITPLFYGDKMIFVAGGEDDNAAENQTAVIYKEVKDFIAEHFLYHVSCGISQTFHHLTDIQQAYNECNEALYDQTNANKSEGSTLVLFDDYSMLKRESNVYDIIMEGELVQAIENCNVEESQRLLETMIERLDSKRVIGVERNFYLTRLLTVIVGTTVTHGLLLEDVFMDSQYNTFNRIPMLYDTEKLKEAIIKEVIQPIIESLQKLEDGDEMGIFQQIQKLVRENRGNITLSECAQTLNYHPNYIGKIIKKEKNITFTDMVNEEKLMQAKYMLLTTEMSVAEISEILMYNNVQNFIRFFKKHIGVTPAAFRKEH
- a CDS encoding transposase, whose protein sequence is MKDQSDVYRYINPSKNTPHFYELLNRDRRHLYFMQFRVVKIKTAENTYEYLITNLPHSFTMEDIKECYHWRWGIEISFRYLKHANGLLYFHSKKPEFLKQEIYANLTLYNFGIFIANEAAEESKKKERKNDNKYLYEIDISSALKTARKFFIRRDSDKPIDIIKLMLKYVHAVKEKFQQFDRPLRGISAIHFGYR
- a CDS encoding MarR family transcriptional regulator encodes the protein MLLTDKYVDKIHGIITCYDRMIIQGYIPNWSHAEAMTAYMKLNGIRIFDYPTSFSQPLTEQVRQNAEKIAHENGMEIEFIRKLHAFRKDDRIQNIIAETGKTEGLIHIFSAMECCNTYRPWHDKTTGKTFLKFDQSKCLHYYFYFIDRELGLCYLRVPTWPPFRLQFYMNGHNLLAYKLDKKQLSYRMQDNAFLEISDIETAQKLSDRINPQGLHKVLDVFARRYSPVPESLGLGYTWTVQQIECATDIMFRKPEYLAPIYDEIIHTAIYTVKPDNIATFLGQRITYNCTKEIGTNYNQRILGTRIKHHMGDVSIKMYDKFGCVLRIESTCNDISTFRVEREVQHRDGTSDIRKDPLKKSIYSLYQLFTILKSANYRYLEFISSFDDHSSGRKKLDEVSHSRREKERTYRGFNFFDSRDLSVLEAISKGEYMTFGIQGKQIRQHLPKITPSAMTRIFKRLKVHGLIEKIPGSYKYLITALGKEIIAAGLSIKNLILVPALTS